Proteins co-encoded in one Yamadazyma tenuis chromosome 1, complete sequence genomic window:
- a CDS encoding uncharacterized protein (EggNog:ENOG503PY0U; COG:S), translating into MAYYYYKFEWPLEDSVESVQVTGNFDNWSRANPPLAKDSNGFAGIIKLPAKQKLIFKFVINGTEWKLGPHYKTASDESGIENNFIDEDELSLYEEFEKESTVEPESASESTESDSGGKEHEIHQVLTGASSFAAVSIPSNSSKFEDLAEADSPPVTPTETPVTGSDPRPTTSSAVTGGGTVMNLSDSNSTLNKPDELRIPGSYPISPVAKGGDVTNTPSNTSGRFKKDGLVSKFRGLFKY; encoded by the exons ATGGCTTACTATTACTATAAATTCGAATG GCCGCTCGAAGACTCAGTAGAGTCCGTGCAAGTGACTGGAAACTTTGATAATTGGTCCAGAGCAAACCCTCCATTGGCCAAAGATTCCAATGGGTTTGCGGGCATAATCAAGTTACCAGCGAAACAGAAATTGATCTTTAAGTTTGTCATTAATGGCACCGAGTGGAAGCTTGGTCCTCATTACAAGACTGCTTCGGATGAAAGTGGAATCgaaaacaacttcatcgatgaagatgagttgaGCTTGTACGAGGAGTTTGAGAAGGAATCTACTGTTGAACCGGAGTCAGCCCTGGAATCCACTGAGTCAGATTCCGGGGGCAAGGAGCACGAAATTCATCAGGTATTGACGGGTGCCTCCTCGTTTGCTGCCGTTTCGATTCCTAGCAACTCTTCGAAGTTTGAGGATTTGGCAGAAGCAGATAGTCCACCAGTCACACCTACAGAGACACCTGTTACAGGCCTGGATCCACGTCCAACGACATCTTCTGCTGTAACCGGTGGAGGTACTGTCATGAACTTGTCTGACTCCAATTCGACTCTTAACAAACCTGATGAATTGAGAATTCCAGGTTCCTATCCGATATCTCCTGTTGCTAAAGGTGGTGATGTTACCAATACCccttcaaatacttcaGGTCGGTTCAAGAAGGATGGGTTAGTTTCTAAGTTCAGGggtttgttcaagtactaG
- a CDS encoding uncharacterized protein (EggNog:ENOG503P7KP; COG:S), producing MSTLDTFISSTAKLLAAYPTTARVSITYANEHKKLERRTKNSKKPSEKSASNYVSFKVFEPSSGKVIKYKTYKVKELSKLITFLGPRGVTSNDAQKVPGLSSIMSNKKFDESEKLDTLVPAVPPSAETKDKKKKKKKSGKK from the coding sequence ATGTCCACTCTCGATACATTTATAAGTTCTACCGCCAAACTTCTAGCAGCGTACCCTACGACGGCCCGGGTGTCCATAACGTATGCCAACGAGCACAAGAAGCTTGAGAGAAGAACCAAAAATTCCAAAAAACCTAGCGAGAAATCCGCTTCCAATTATGTTTCCTTTAAGGTGTTTGAGCCAAGCCTGGGGAAGGTTATTAAATACAAAACGTACAAAGTCAAAGAACTCTCCAAACTCATTACGTTCTTGGGTCCTCGAGGTGTTACTTCCAACGATGCCCAAAAAGTACCAGGTTTGAGTAGTATCATGTCAAATAAGAAGTTCGACGAGTCTGAAAAACTCGATACCCTTGTTCCAGCAGTACCTCCTTCAGCAGAAACTAAAGataaaaagaagaaaaagaagaagagcgGTAAGAAATGA